A region from the Desulfitobacterium dehalogenans ATCC 51507 genome encodes:
- a CDS encoding response regulator — protein sequence MKILIVDDSVFSQKVNAQYIKLFLKDAEITFANDGLEGLERYKALQPDYVFLDLLMPKLHGRELLNLIKQYDHDAKIVVVSADIQKNVREEINQYDILQFINKPFNEEKAKVICELIRNDYDGRG from the coding sequence GTGAAAATTTTAATTGTTGATGATTCGGTCTTTTCCCAAAAGGTCAATGCCCAGTATATTAAACTGTTTTTGAAGGATGCGGAGATCACCTTTGCCAATGACGGCCTGGAAGGGCTTGAACGGTATAAAGCTCTTCAGCCCGATTATGTGTTTTTGGACTTATTAATGCCTAAGCTCCATGGGAGAGAGCTCCTTAATCTTATCAAACAATATGATCATGACGCTAAGATCGTTGTTGTCTCTGCGGATATTCAAAAAAATGTCCGGGAAGAAATAAATCAATATGATATATTGCAATTTATTAATAAGCCTTTTAATGAAGAAAAGGCAAAGGTAATATGCGAGTTAATAAGGAATGATTATGATGGGCGAGGATAA
- a CDS encoding zinc metalloprotease HtpX, translating into MNGFGNQLKTVFLMSLLTVLVILAGRAIGGTGGMQIAFIFAIVMNFGSYWFSDKMALAMTKSQPISREQSPELYAMVEKLADQANLPMPRLYMTPSPQPNAFATGRNPNHAAIAVTQGLMQMLNREELEGVLAHEMAHIKNRDILISTLAAVMAGVITMLANWAQWALMFGGLNGDDEDGASGLAALPLIILGPIAAMLVQMGISRSREFLADSTGAEIAGNSYGLANALQKLERSSAVIPMDVNPSASHMFIVNPLKARRVANLFSTHPPIEERVKRLNTMERR; encoded by the coding sequence ATGAATGGATTCGGAAACCAGTTAAAGACTGTTTTTCTAATGAGTTTATTAACTGTTCTTGTGATTTTGGCCGGACGTGCTATAGGTGGCACTGGCGGCATGCAAATAGCCTTTATCTTTGCGATAGTCATGAATTTTGGAAGCTATTGGTTTAGTGATAAAATGGCTCTGGCTATGACTAAATCCCAGCCTATCAGCCGTGAGCAAAGCCCCGAGCTTTATGCGATGGTGGAGAAGCTTGCCGATCAGGCCAACTTGCCTATGCCCAGGCTTTATATGACCCCATCCCCTCAGCCCAATGCTTTTGCTACCGGTCGCAATCCTAATCACGCTGCTATTGCGGTGACTCAAGGATTGATGCAGATGCTTAATCGTGAAGAGCTGGAAGGGGTATTAGCCCATGAAATGGCTCACATTAAGAATCGGGATATTCTTATCAGTACTCTGGCAGCAGTCATGGCCGGTGTCATTACAATGTTAGCCAATTGGGCTCAGTGGGCATTGATGTTCGGAGGTTTAAACGGAGATGATGAGGATGGAGCATCCGGACTGGCTGCCCTTCCCTTGATTATCTTAGGGCCTATTGCAGCGATGCTGGTCCAGATGGGAATATCCCGGTCCCGGGAATTCTTGGCCGATTCCACGGGAGCGGAGATTGCTGGGAACTCCTATGGGCTGGCCAACGCTCTTCAGAAATTGGAGAGAAGTTCGGCTGTCATCCCGATGGATGTTAACCCCTCCGCAAGTCATATGTTCATCGTCAATCCTTTGAAAGCCCGCAGAGTGGCGAATTTATTCAGCACCCATCCTCCCATTGAAGAGAGGGTAAAGCGACTTAATACTATGGAACGCCGCTAA
- a CDS encoding hemolysin family protein — translation MIAALFLVALNAFFVAAEFSLVKVRKTRLAELSETGSRKATVALDVTSQLDAYLSASQLGITLASLGLGWLGEPAIATLLAPLFKNFVTWDGVLTHTVSVVIAFLFITFLHIVLGELVPKSIAIQRAEDTALWTAGPLKTFYKVFYPVIRALNGIANMILRRWGISPANEADLAHTEEELRMLVDASQRHGILDKMEGKLLDNVFEFSDRVVSEVMVPRQDMVCLYIQDSMEEVLETVKTAGHTRYPLCDDDKDNVIGLVHMRDLLSLAESSVKNIGELKRDILIVPEGMPISHLVQKMRVQRTHLAVVVDEFGGTAGMVTIEDLIEELVGEIYDEFESADQAEIMKSGEGEYLINGRVLLDDLTELLGVEFEDETVSTIGGFVFNRLGRKPVKGDLIDFMDYTFTVMEVVGFRITRVRTNRRSAVNASEIPGGIQEDSAK, via the coding sequence GTGATTGCTGCATTGTTCCTTGTTGCCCTCAATGCATTTTTTGTGGCGGCTGAATTTTCTTTGGTTAAGGTGAGGAAGACCCGTCTTGCCGAGCTTTCGGAGACAGGATCCAGGAAAGCGACCGTGGCCCTTGATGTAACCTCTCAGCTGGATGCCTATCTTTCTGCCAGCCAACTGGGAATTACTTTAGCCTCATTGGGGCTGGGGTGGTTAGGGGAGCCGGCTATCGCTACCTTGCTTGCACCACTTTTTAAAAACTTCGTAACATGGGATGGAGTTCTGACTCACACAGTATCCGTGGTCATTGCTTTTCTCTTTATCACTTTTCTGCATATCGTCCTGGGGGAATTAGTTCCTAAATCCATTGCCATTCAAAGGGCGGAAGATACAGCCTTGTGGACTGCCGGCCCCTTAAAGACTTTCTATAAGGTCTTTTATCCGGTTATTCGTGCCCTAAATGGGATTGCCAACATGATTCTAAGACGTTGGGGGATATCTCCGGCTAATGAGGCGGACCTTGCACATACCGAGGAAGAACTGCGGATGCTTGTGGATGCCAGCCAACGTCATGGTATCTTGGATAAGATGGAAGGAAAGCTCCTGGATAACGTCTTTGAATTTTCCGATCGTGTGGTCAGCGAGGTCATGGTTCCCCGGCAAGATATGGTGTGCCTCTACATTCAGGATTCCATGGAAGAGGTCCTTGAAACAGTAAAGACAGCCGGACACACCCGCTACCCTCTCTGCGACGATGATAAGGATAATGTGATCGGACTGGTTCATATGCGGGATCTTTTGTCCCTTGCTGAATCATCGGTAAAAAATATTGGTGAATTGAAGCGGGATATCCTCATCGTCCCCGAAGGGATGCCCATTTCCCATTTAGTGCAAAAAATGCGTGTCCAAAGAACCCATCTGGCCGTTGTAGTGGATGAGTTTGGGGGGACAGCCGGTATGGTGACCATCGAGGATCTCATTGAGGAACTCGTCGGGGAAATCTATGATGAATTTGAAAGTGCGGATCAAGCAGAGATCATGAAGAGTGGAGAGGGCGAATACCTCATCAATGGCCGGGTCCTTCTTGATGATCTAACCGAGTTATTAGGTGTCGAATTCGAAGATGAGACCGTTTCCACGATAGGTGGTTTTGTCTTCAATCGGCTGGGCCGTAAACCGGTAAAAGGAGATCTGATTGATTTCATGGACTATACCTTTACTGTCATGGAAGTGGTTGGATTTAGAATCACCAGAGTTAGAACCAATCGGAGATCGGCTGTGAATGCCTCAGAAATACCTGGGGGTATTCAGGAAGATAGTGCAAAATAA
- a CDS encoding ParM/StbA family protein, whose translation MFENDILVAGGDPGFGAIKLDAGDTKVLFPAVICKGNERIFSTLGSGNVSRGTDEEMQISSLDVIVTNHSTGVSRHYFMGSLAESLNPNEAHYCWDEDKSTDEEATALLVVALAIAQKESKANIYLGTGVPVKYYAALKDKYEAELKGSWSVAFRSGPFKGQTRQLTIIRSRVLPQSYGVFIKETLNEYGIPISPKLFNGYVVVIDPGFRTTDVATFYDGVMLDPPNSFSIEKGLKWAYTGVAERLKEMTLNHANPIETDDKELDKVFRVNEGMYPWNTGAINLNPVMQEMLQQLGADISREVKKSLKPMLGKIHTVLVAGKVGDMVFDHLQFENKVLIDNPQFGNATGFRIMAANLVNNVTKKANANP comes from the coding sequence GTGTTTGAAAACGATATTCTCGTAGCCGGAGGGGATCCGGGATTTGGAGCCATTAAGCTGGATGCGGGAGATACTAAAGTATTATTCCCAGCAGTCATATGCAAAGGAAATGAACGTATTTTTTCGACCTTGGGTAGTGGCAATGTAAGCCGGGGAACCGATGAAGAAATGCAGATCAGTTCTTTGGATGTCATCGTTACCAATCACTCCACGGGAGTTTCCCGCCATTATTTTATGGGAAGCCTTGCTGAAAGCTTGAATCCCAATGAAGCACACTATTGCTGGGACGAGGATAAATCAACCGATGAAGAAGCCACTGCTTTGCTTGTTGTAGCTTTGGCTATTGCTCAAAAAGAATCTAAGGCTAATATTTATTTAGGAACAGGAGTCCCTGTCAAATACTATGCAGCCCTGAAGGACAAGTACGAGGCTGAGCTTAAGGGATCTTGGTCGGTAGCCTTTCGTTCGGGACCCTTTAAAGGTCAGACCCGTCAGCTGACCATCATCCGTTCCCGGGTCCTTCCGCAAAGTTATGGAGTATTTATTAAAGAGACCCTCAATGAATATGGAATCCCCATCAGCCCTAAGCTTTTCAATGGTTATGTGGTAGTGATCGACCCAGGTTTCAGAACCACGGATGTTGCGACCTTTTATGATGGTGTCATGCTTGATCCCCCTAATTCTTTCAGCATCGAAAAAGGGCTGAAGTGGGCTTATACCGGTGTAGCTGAGAGGTTGAAGGAAATGACCCTTAACCATGCAAACCCCATCGAAACCGACGATAAGGAATTGGACAAAGTATTCCGTGTCAATGAAGGGATGTATCCTTGGAACACTGGTGCTATTAATCTCAATCCCGTGATGCAGGAAATGCTCCAGCAATTGGGAGCAGATATTTCCCGTGAGGTCAAAAAGTCTCTGAAGCCAATGCTTGGGAAGATCCATACGGTTCTTGTGGCAGGGAAAGTAGGAGACATGGTATTTGACCATCTCCAATTTGAAAATAAAGTATTGATTGATAATCCTCAGTTCGGCAATGCCACCGGCTTTAGGATCATGGCTGCCAATTTGGTCAATAATGTTACCAAGAAAGCCAATGCCAACCCATGA
- a CDS encoding Ger(x)C family spore germination protein, giving the protein MIIRYMKRWVILIALFLLLLLPGCWSHQELNEIGVVSAMGLDLSEQGKLRLTVEVINPQAYTTKGQQSKTSTRILTSEGETLFEVARDLMTKSGDRLFYPHNQVIVIGEDLARAGLLPALDFLERDPEIRLFTWIMLTEGKAEEIIRAPSKESLVSAMHLKLLVEDYKSTSKGIPKNILDFTNMIYTEGIEPTLGKIKFYEEKGEPTFHMIGGGAFKEDKLIAWLDAEEARGYLWVHNDIKGGIITAHTMEGVKKTNRAEGSSGLEGRLSFEIIRAKSRVKPVLEGEKLRFVIDINVTCNLGERTDNNEAVTKENFKELEAILSQAVIGEVQVVLEKAQKELNSDILGFGLATQRKYPDYWNQHKDNWEKIFPDLDVEILVKAVVDDPGSVR; this is encoded by the coding sequence ATGATCATTCGATATATGAAGAGATGGGTAATCCTCATAGCCCTATTCCTTTTACTTTTATTGCCGGGGTGCTGGAGCCATCAAGAACTGAATGAGATCGGGGTCGTCAGTGCCATGGGATTGGACCTTAGCGAGCAAGGGAAGTTACGACTGACAGTTGAGGTCATTAATCCCCAGGCCTATACAACCAAAGGTCAACAGAGCAAAACATCCACTAGGATTCTAACCAGCGAAGGTGAGACTTTATTTGAGGTGGCACGAGATTTGATGACTAAATCAGGGGATCGGCTTTTTTACCCTCATAATCAAGTGATCGTGATTGGGGAGGATTTGGCCAGAGCCGGGCTTCTACCTGCTCTGGATTTTTTAGAACGTGACCCTGAAATCCGTTTGTTTACTTGGATTATGTTGACAGAAGGGAAGGCGGAGGAGATAATCAGAGCTCCTTCCAAAGAGTCCCTGGTTTCTGCAATGCACTTAAAACTCCTGGTTGAGGATTATAAATCCACGTCCAAAGGTATACCGAAGAACATTCTGGACTTTACCAACATGATTTACACAGAAGGAATCGAGCCTACCTTAGGGAAAATAAAGTTCTATGAAGAAAAGGGAGAACCAACCTTCCATATGATAGGAGGAGGAGCATTTAAGGAAGACAAGCTGATAGCCTGGCTGGATGCAGAGGAGGCACGAGGATATCTCTGGGTTCATAACGATATCAAAGGAGGGATCATTACAGCCCATACTATGGAAGGGGTTAAAAAGACAAATCGGGCTGAAGGTTCTTCTGGCCTTGAGGGGCGGTTATCCTTCGAGATTATACGAGCAAAGAGTCGAGTAAAACCGGTTCTGGAAGGTGAAAAGTTAAGATTTGTTATCGATATTAATGTTACCTGCAACCTAGGGGAGCGAACCGATAATAATGAAGCCGTAACTAAGGAGAATTTCAAGGAATTAGAGGCGATTCTAAGCCAAGCTGTGATAGGGGAAGTTCAAGTTGTCCTAGAAAAGGCCCAAAAGGAGCTTAATTCTGATATTCTTGGGTTTGGATTAGCGACTCAAAGGAAATATCCAGACTACTGGAATCAACACAAGGATAATTGGGAGAAAATCTTTCCCGATCTGGATGTAGAGATACTTGTTAAAGCTGTGGTTGATGATCCCGGGTCCGTTCGATAA
- a CDS encoding spore germination protein, with protein MSDKNSSDISPNLEENRSRLEDIFKNSADLSFRELWFDKTSKGFLVYLDGLVDRQYMSAFVIRPLLDFRSAEKNSEQAEGSEPILSLKILHRDVLSNSLINTVKTLDEVVRGILSSRTALFLEGAGEVLLLETFGAETRNVQQSETESTIRGPREGFVERIEVNASLLRRKIKDQHLRLEAMSLGQRTNTTIYVAYIEGIANPKIVDEVKRRLQSIDIDGILESGYIEQLIEDAPQSIFPTVGTTEKPDKLTAKLLEGRVGILVDGTPFVITVPYLFVEAFQNPEDYYSRPYYASLVRLIRYLAFYFSTTLPAFYVAIQTYHQEMVPTSLLISMSAGREGIPFPVIIEALGMGMVYEILREAGIRMPHTVGQAVSIVGALVVGEAAVQAGLFSQVMVILVALTVISGFLVPPMTGPVSLLRLYFLVATSFLGMFGWLMALLAIVIHLLSVRSFGIPYLSPIVPTNIGDLKDGMIRSPLWSMLSRPSLLSPYRRQSKKAMKNSLKKVKGS; from the coding sequence ATGAGCGATAAGAATTCATCAGACATATCCCCCAACCTTGAAGAGAATCGAAGTCGTTTAGAAGATATCTTCAAAAACTCTGCGGATCTTTCATTTCGTGAATTGTGGTTTGACAAAACGAGCAAAGGTTTTTTGGTGTATCTTGATGGATTAGTGGATCGGCAATACATGAGTGCTTTTGTGATCAGGCCTCTCCTAGATTTTCGAAGCGCTGAGAAGAATTCGGAGCAAGCAGAGGGTTCTGAGCCAATCCTCTCTCTCAAGATTTTACACAGAGATGTCCTAAGTAATAGCTTAATTAATACTGTGAAGACCCTTGATGAAGTGGTGCGGGGGATATTATCCAGTCGAACGGCTCTTTTTTTAGAGGGAGCGGGGGAGGTTTTGCTTCTTGAGACCTTCGGTGCTGAGACCCGTAATGTTCAGCAATCGGAAACTGAGTCCACCATCCGGGGGCCCCGGGAAGGATTTGTGGAAAGAATTGAGGTGAATGCTTCTTTACTCCGACGTAAAATAAAGGACCAGCATTTACGTTTGGAAGCCATGAGCCTTGGACAAAGAACCAATACCACCATCTATGTGGCCTACATCGAAGGTATAGCTAACCCAAAGATTGTGGATGAAGTGAAGAGGCGCCTTCAATCCATTGATATTGACGGAATTCTGGAGAGCGGTTATATTGAACAACTGATTGAAGATGCTCCTCAATCAATTTTTCCTACTGTGGGAACTACAGAAAAACCCGATAAATTGACAGCAAAACTGCTAGAAGGCAGGGTAGGAATCCTGGTGGATGGAACCCCTTTTGTCATCACGGTGCCCTACCTTTTTGTGGAGGCCTTTCAAAATCCTGAAGATTATTATTCCCGGCCCTATTATGCTTCCCTGGTTCGGCTCATCCGCTACCTGGCTTTTTACTTCTCCACCACACTTCCTGCTTTCTATGTAGCTATCCAGACCTATCATCAGGAGATGGTTCCTACCAGCCTATTAATAAGTATGAGTGCCGGTCGCGAAGGAATACCATTTCCGGTGATCATCGAAGCTTTGGGTATGGGTATGGTCTACGAGATTCTTCGGGAGGCAGGCATACGTATGCCCCATACGGTGGGTCAGGCAGTAAGTATCGTAGGAGCCTTGGTCGTCGGGGAGGCAGCGGTACAGGCGGGCTTATTCAGCCAAGTTATGGTGATTCTGGTTGCCCTCACAGTTATTTCAGGGTTTCTTGTTCCGCCTATGACTGGACCAGTGTCCCTGCTGCGGTTATATTTTCTCGTGGCCACATCTTTTTTGGGAATGTTTGGCTGGCTGATGGCCCTGTTAGCCATTGTTATTCATTTGCTGTCCGTACGTTCTTTTGGCATTCCTTATCTTTCTCCTATTGTCCCAACCAATATCGGTGATTTGAAAGATGGCATGATCCGCTCCCCTCTTTGGTCCATGCTATCCCGCCCGTCCTTACTCAGTCCTTACCGGCGTCAAAGTAAAAAGGCTATGAAAAATAGCTTAAAAAAAGTAAAAGGAAGTTAA
- a CDS encoding GerAB/ArcD/ProY family transporter, which translates to MNVKISSRQSFCTYFIIVSLSLGMPNLLIRELRQDFWQAILVAMVIEAMLGFFLYKMGRNYINQTIFQYSEKILGKTLGKISVGIFSIYFISVAITLTQALIDFFGSVVMPETPKYVFAFLLLLVSTYACCSGIEVIMRLSEIIAPFVLGSFLFVTLFNIGNLEFDNLRPVFRHGIGEILRGSMLPSAWFGICIIMGVLMAYHNNPKAMYKVKLMGVGLGILAITTSMFFVIMVIGVEVSSRQLYSIYNLARKVDVGNFIQRTEAFQIVSWTAGAFLTLALFHYAAVEGLKHIFSSKSRMFLGIGIAVVIFVFAIFINPTSIDKTVFFKNIFGVYGLTVEICGVSLLYIIYSLKQKFKVFKKRSSNER; encoded by the coding sequence ATGAATGTAAAAATCTCAAGCCGCCAATCCTTTTGTACATATTTCATTATTGTCTCACTATCTTTAGGCATGCCCAATCTACTAATAAGAGAGTTGAGGCAGGATTTTTGGCAGGCCATCCTAGTGGCTATGGTTATAGAAGCAATGCTGGGTTTTTTCTTATATAAAATGGGGAGGAATTATATCAATCAGACGATTTTCCAGTACAGTGAGAAAATCCTCGGCAAAACCTTAGGAAAGATAAGCGTTGGAATTTTTAGCATTTACTTTATTAGTGTAGCCATCACTCTTACCCAAGCTCTTATCGACTTCTTTGGTTCGGTGGTGATGCCGGAAACTCCGAAATACGTCTTTGCTTTTTTGCTTTTACTGGTGAGTACATATGCCTGCTGTTCCGGGATTGAGGTGATTATGAGGCTCTCTGAGATTATTGCCCCTTTTGTCCTTGGCTCCTTTCTTTTTGTGACGCTGTTTAATATAGGGAATCTGGAGTTTGATAATTTGAGACCGGTTTTCCGGCACGGAATAGGTGAGATTCTAAGGGGGTCCATGCTTCCTTCTGCTTGGTTCGGAATCTGCATTATTATGGGTGTTTTAATGGCTTATCATAATAATCCTAAAGCCATGTATAAGGTAAAGCTCATGGGAGTCGGACTGGGTATTCTGGCGATCACCACGTCCATGTTCTTTGTCATTATGGTTATTGGCGTAGAAGTCAGTTCCAGGCAATTGTATTCTATCTACAATCTTGCACGCAAAGTCGATGTAGGAAACTTCATCCAAAGGACGGAAGCTTTTCAAATAGTATCGTGGACAGCGGGAGCCTTTTTAACTTTAGCTTTGTTTCACTATGCCGCTGTGGAAGGTTTAAAGCATATTTTTTCAAGCAAATCCCGTATGTTTTTGGGGATCGGCATTGCGGTGGTTATATTTGTCTTTGCTATCTTTATTAATCCTACCAGTATTGATAAAACTGTGTTTTTTAAAAATATCTTTGGAGTCTATGGTTTAACCGTCGAAATATGTGGAGTCTCTCTCCTTTATATAATTTATAGCTTAAAACAAAAATTTAAGGTATTTAAAAAGAGGTCCTCAAATGAGCGATAA
- a CDS encoding ATP-binding protein, whose product MNRTKITRLSLLFDGMVVFRGLIGDPVAASCQSLLQKIGSKEFDLMEIYKDYHHFCSLATQVHWPDYLWERILQDDNELTRQAAQGGKNRVSTGLRQLAGRELLYLREIAELTAEEIKDAVNARCEEQEMENLALWQEAPLHPKTWPIWISLQEMKMGDAYPTETYGQEESYAEGYLWSWQRRLKQSLLQGTAEEMVEALLSYYQTMGTGLFGQCIALKWRGETERLEGVRPDPMRINKLINQEREQGIILQNTEFFLKDLPANNVILYGNRGTGKSSLVKALLQEYCDQGLRLVELSKTDLQDYPKIIRLLAKQPLKFILFIDDLSFEDTEGDYKNLKTLLEGGLEGKPQNVLIYATSNRRHLIRETFGERQVDEVHRRDNMEEKLSLSDRFGITVTFPTPDQEGYLKIVEKLAAQEGLAIPREDLRQQALRWVMNHNARSGRTARQFVNFLLAKQGMATHP is encoded by the coding sequence GTGAATAGGACAAAAATAACTCGATTATCCCTTCTTTTTGATGGAATGGTTGTGTTCCGTGGCTTAATAGGAGACCCAGTGGCGGCTTCTTGCCAGAGTCTGCTTCAGAAAATTGGGAGCAAAGAATTTGATCTTATGGAAATCTATAAAGACTACCATCATTTCTGCTCCTTAGCTACCCAGGTTCATTGGCCGGATTATCTTTGGGAACGTATTCTCCAGGATGACAATGAGCTCACCAGGCAAGCAGCCCAGGGGGGGAAGAATAGGGTATCGACCGGGCTTCGCCAACTGGCAGGGCGGGAGCTGCTGTATTTACGAGAGATCGCTGAACTGACGGCTGAAGAGATCAAGGATGCGGTTAATGCGCGGTGCGAAGAGCAGGAGATGGAAAACCTGGCTCTCTGGCAAGAAGCTCCTTTGCACCCTAAAACCTGGCCCATATGGATAAGTCTTCAGGAGATGAAGATGGGGGATGCTTATCCTACGGAAACCTATGGGCAAGAAGAAAGTTATGCTGAGGGTTATCTCTGGTCTTGGCAAAGAAGGCTGAAGCAAAGTCTGCTTCAAGGGACGGCAGAAGAAATGGTGGAGGCTCTCCTTTCTTATTATCAAACTATGGGTACAGGATTGTTTGGTCAGTGTATAGCTCTCAAATGGAGGGGCGAGACAGAAAGGCTTGAAGGGGTACGCCCCGATCCCATGCGCATAAACAAATTGATTAATCAAGAACGGGAGCAGGGAATCATCCTTCAAAACACTGAATTTTTCCTGAAAGATCTTCCGGCCAATAATGTGATTCTTTACGGCAACCGTGGGACGGGTAAATCTTCCTTGGTTAAGGCTCTATTGCAGGAATATTGTGATCAAGGACTACGTCTCGTTGAATTATCGAAAACAGATCTACAGGACTACCCTAAGATTATTCGGCTCCTGGCTAAGCAGCCTCTAAAGTTCATCTTGTTTATTGATGACCTTTCCTTTGAAGATACGGAAGGCGATTATAAGAATTTGAAGACCTTATTGGAGGGGGGCTTGGAAGGAAAGCCTCAAAATGTGCTGATTTATGCCACCTCCAATCGGCGTCATTTGATAAGAGAAACCTTTGGCGAACGCCAAGTTGATGAAGTCCACCGACGGGATAATATGGAGGAAAAGCTGTCTTTATCCGACCGCTTCGGCATTACGGTCACCTTCCCCACACCGGACCAGGAAGGATATCTGAAGATTGTCGAGAAATTAGCGGCTCAGGAAGGGCTGGCAATTCCAAGAGAGGATCTGCGGCAGCAGGCTCTGCGCTGGGTTATGAATCATAACGCCCGTTCCGGGAGAACCGCTCGTCAGTTTGTGAATTTTTTACTGGCCAAGCAAGGGATGGCGACTCATCCATAG
- the cobT gene encoding nicotinate-nucleotide--dimethylbenzimidazole phosphoribosyltransferase — MSKTELEQDKLWDDFFKQENLGAASLEECEAALNHLIQGIRGLDEQAMEAVQARLDSLTKPQGSLGVLETIAKQLGGIQGQPWPEVEKKAILVMAGDHGVVAEGVSAFPQEVTPQMFYNFLSGGAGINVLARHANADVICTDVGMAFPLDPPELMVHRIMNGTHNMALGPAMSRKEALLSLLTGAKIARQAIDSGVNVLATGEVGIGNTTPSAAIISLITGLPPQEVTGRGTGLDDAGLIRKQEVIARSIEINQPDPQDGMDVLSKIGGLEIGALAGAILQAAFSRVPILLDGVISTAAALIATRLCPTARFFLIPSHSSVEIGHITALKELDLKPIMHLDFRLGEGTGAAIGFHLLDASIRILNEMATFESAGVSSKN, encoded by the coding sequence ATGAGTAAAACCGAATTAGAACAGGACAAGCTATGGGATGATTTCTTTAAACAGGAGAACCTGGGTGCTGCTTCCCTTGAGGAATGTGAAGCCGCATTGAACCATCTTATCCAGGGAATACGCGGTCTTGACGAACAGGCTATGGAAGCGGTACAAGCACGCTTGGATTCCCTGACCAAACCTCAGGGCAGTTTAGGGGTCCTGGAGACAATTGCCAAGCAATTGGGGGGGATTCAAGGGCAACCTTGGCCGGAAGTAGAAAAAAAGGCCATCCTCGTCATGGCCGGAGATCATGGTGTGGTGGCCGAAGGTGTCAGTGCCTTCCCTCAAGAAGTAACCCCGCAGATGTTCTATAACTTTTTAAGTGGCGGTGCAGGGATCAATGTCCTGGCTCGCCATGCCAACGCTGATGTGATCTGCACCGATGTGGGAATGGCTTTTCCTCTGGACCCGCCTGAGCTCATGGTTCACCGCATCATGAACGGAACTCATAACATGGCTCTGGGACCCGCCATGAGCCGCAAAGAAGCTCTCCTCTCCCTGCTGACCGGAGCTAAAATCGCCCGCCAGGCTATTGATTCCGGAGTAAATGTCCTGGCTACTGGGGAAGTAGGGATTGGCAATACGACTCCCAGTGCAGCCATTATTTCTCTCATTACGGGCTTGCCCCCCCAAGAGGTTACCGGACGGGGAACAGGTCTGGATGATGCGGGACTCATCCGCAAACAAGAGGTTATCGCCCGTTCTATCGAAATCAATCAGCCGGATCCCCAGGATGGGATGGATGTTCTCAGCAAAATAGGCGGTTTAGAGATCGGTGCCCTAGCTGGAGCAATTCTTCAAGCAGCCTTTTCCCGTGTCCCCATCCTTTTAGATGGAGTAATCTCCACGGCAGCCGCACTCATTGCTACACGTCTCTGCCCCACGGCCCGCTTCTTCCTGATTCCTTCTCATTCTTCCGTGGAAATTGGCCATATTACCGCCTTGAAAGAACTGGATCTGAAACCCATCATGCACCTGGATTTCAGACTGGGAGAAGGAACAGGGGCCGCTATCGGCTTCCATCTCCTGGATGCCTCCATCCGCATTCTCAATGAGATGGCTACTTTTGAATCCGCAGGGGTCAGCAGTAAAAACTAA
- the cobU gene encoding bifunctional adenosylcobinamide kinase/adenosylcobinamide-phosphate guanylyltransferase, which produces MSDFVLITGGARSGKSRFAELLAAHPGLPVIYIATAQVYDEEMALRVKKHQDQRPSHWDLVEEPLALSSVLERHAQDKAVLLVDCVTLWLTNLLLANYPAEDDLPEQEYTRALHRIEQEILEQVRTIAHIAQDITPQVIMVTNEVGDGIVPDNPLSRVYRDLAGRANQILGQGAQQVYSVVAGYPTEIKATGQALLDSLRREDS; this is translated from the coding sequence ATGTCGGATTTTGTTCTCATAACCGGCGGGGCCCGCAGCGGTAAAAGCCGCTTTGCCGAGCTCCTGGCAGCCCATCCCGGTCTGCCCGTAATCTACATTGCCACAGCACAAGTCTACGATGAGGAAATGGCTTTGCGTGTCAAAAAACATCAAGACCAGCGTCCTTCCCATTGGGACTTAGTGGAAGAGCCCCTTGCCCTCTCATCGGTGTTGGAACGACATGCCCAGGACAAGGCGGTACTCTTGGTGGACTGTGTGACCCTGTGGCTGACCAATCTTCTTCTTGCCAACTATCCGGCAGAGGATGATTTGCCTGAGCAGGAGTATACCCGAGCCCTCCATAGGATAGAGCAGGAGATTCTGGAACAGGTCCGCACCATCGCTCATATAGCCCAGGATATTACCCCTCAGGTGATTATGGTCACCAATGAGGTGGGAGACGGTATCGTTCCCGATAATCCTCTTTCCAGAGTGTATCGGGATCTGGCCGGCAGGGCCAACCAGATCCTCGGTCAAGGTGCCCAACAGGTCTATTCGGTCGTTGCCGGTTATCCGACGGAGATCAAAGCCACCGGCCAGGCTTTATTGGATTCCTTGCGGCGCGAGGATTCCTAG